Proteins encoded in a region of the Egibacteraceae bacterium genome:
- a CDS encoding cation-translocating P-type ATPase, whose amino-acid sequence MSHATALRAAAAGRARYQLTGLKGASGAAHAVATEVAARPGVTGALAYPRTGNIVVWYDPDQIDPVELGAELERVVAAAAGGAAVAERGGAAETGEVARLVLGGAVLALLGLRRLLRGRGPALLGPRGSTVAAAVTLFTGYPFFRGALRSLSSREATGTDALVSAATVASLLLRENVAALTVLWLLNIGELLQALTLRRTRRAIEDLLRVGDDTVWLVRGDGVEVEVPLSTVTPGDVVAVHTHRKIPVDGVVVDGEGVVDEAPITGESLPSYKGPGASVFAGTLMVDGRLVVRARKVGDDTAVGRIIARVETAQADRAPIQTLANRFSRRFVPLSFALAGAVWVVTRDVRRSMTMLLIACPCAAGLSTPTAISAGIGHGARRGTLIKGGTHLEQAGRITAFVFDKTGTLTTGRPLVTSVTASHPGYTPEQVLALAASGEIHARHPLAQAVVRHTEEQHIEIPIHEECEVLMGMGMRADLRGNRIVVGSPTLMEEFGVTVADDAREEIARLHADGHVAVCCARNEDLVGVIGVTDAIRDEAPWVVARLRELGVQRTVMLTGDHPTAAASVAAALQITEYRAETMPEDKLAVVAELQEQGYVVAVVGDGVNDAPALALADIGIAMGAGGSDVAIEAADVALAGSHLPEVVRLVELGRQTLRVVRQNYGLAIGVNTIGLLAGAGGVLDPMLAAVLHNASSVAVVSNSARLVGRGDGVPGSSRPRA is encoded by the coding sequence TTGAGCCATGCGACCGCGTTGCGCGCCGCTGCGGCGGGGCGTGCGCGCTATCAGCTCACCGGGCTGAAGGGCGCGTCGGGCGCCGCGCACGCCGTCGCGACGGAGGTCGCCGCCCGTCCCGGTGTGACGGGCGCGCTCGCCTACCCGCGCACCGGCAACATCGTCGTCTGGTACGACCCTGACCAGATCGACCCCGTCGAGCTCGGTGCGGAGCTCGAGAGGGTCGTGGCGGCCGCCGCCGGCGGCGCCGCGGTCGCCGAACGCGGGGGTGCGGCCGAGACCGGGGAGGTCGCCCGGCTCGTCCTCGGCGGAGCGGTCCTCGCGCTGCTCGGGCTGCGCCGCCTGCTGCGGGGGCGCGGACCGGCACTGCTCGGCCCCCGCGGGTCGACCGTGGCCGCGGCGGTCACGCTCTTCACCGGCTACCCCTTCTTCCGGGGGGCGCTGCGCTCGTTGAGCAGCCGCGAGGCCACGGGTACCGACGCGCTCGTCTCCGCGGCGACGGTCGCGTCGCTGCTGCTGCGCGAGAACGTCGCGGCGCTCACCGTCCTGTGGCTGCTCAACATCGGCGAGCTGCTCCAGGCGCTGACGCTCCGGCGGACCCGGCGGGCGATCGAGGACCTCCTGCGGGTTGGTGACGACACCGTCTGGCTCGTCCGCGGGGACGGCGTCGAGGTCGAGGTGCCACTGTCGACGGTGACCCCCGGCGACGTCGTCGCGGTGCACACGCACCGCAAGATCCCCGTCGACGGCGTCGTCGTCGACGGGGAGGGGGTCGTCGACGAGGCACCGATCACCGGCGAGTCGCTGCCCTCCTACAAGGGGCCCGGCGCGAGCGTGTTCGCCGGCACGCTCATGGTCGACGGGCGTCTCGTCGTGCGGGCGCGCAAGGTCGGCGACGACACCGCCGTCGGCCGGATCATCGCCCGGGTGGAGACCGCCCAGGCCGACCGCGCACCGATCCAGACCCTCGCCAACCGTTTCAGCCGCCGGTTCGTGCCGCTGTCGTTCGCCCTCGCCGGCGCGGTGTGGGTCGTCACGCGCGACGTGCGCCGCAGCATGACCATGCTGCTCATCGCCTGCCCGTGCGCGGCTGGACTGTCGACGCCCACCGCGATCAGCGCGGGCATCGGCCACGGGGCCCGGCGCGGGACCCTCATCAAGGGCGGCACCCATCTCGAGCAGGCGGGGCGGATCACCGCCTTCGTCTTCGACAAGACCGGCACCCTCACGACCGGCCGCCCGCTCGTGACGAGCGTCACCGCCTCCCATCCCGGCTACACCCCCGAGCAGGTCCTCGCCCTGGCCGCCTCCGGCGAGATCCACGCCCGCCACCCGCTCGCCCAGGCCGTGGTGCGCCACACTGAGGAGCAGCACATCGAGATCCCCATCCACGAGGAGTGCGAGGTCCTGATGGGGATGGGCATGCGCGCGGACCTGCGGGGCAACCGCATCGTCGTCGGCAGCCCGACGCTCATGGAGGAGTTCGGCGTCACGGTCGCCGACGACGCCCGAGAGGAGATCGCCCGACTCCACGCCGACGGGCACGTCGCCGTCTGCTGCGCCCGCAACGAGGACCTCGTCGGGGTCATCGGCGTGACCGACGCGATACGGGACGAGGCTCCATGGGTGGTGGCGCGGCTGCGCGAGCTCGGCGTCCAGCGCACCGTCATGCTCACCGGCGACCACCCGACCGCCGCGGCGAGCGTCGCCGCCGCCCTGCAGATCACGGAGTACCGGGCGGAGACGATGCCCGAGGACAAGCTCGCGGTCGTGGCGGAGCTCCAGGAGCAGGGCTACGTCGTGGCCGTCGTGGGCGACGGCGTCAACGACGCCCCGGCCCTTGCGCTGGCCGACATCGGCATCGCCATGGGCGCCGGCGGCAGCGACGTCGCGATCGAGGCCGCGGACGTCGCCCTTGCGGGCAGCCACCTGCCGGAGGTCGTCCGCCTCGTCGAGCTCGGCCGGCAGACCCTGCGCGTCGTCCGCCAGAACTACGGGCTCGCGATCGGGGTCAACACCATCGGGTTGCTCGCCGGGGCCGGCGGCGTGCTCGACCCCATGCTCGCCGCCGTCCTCCACAACGCCTCGAGCGTGGCGGTCGTGAGCAACTCGGCGCGGCTCGTCGGGCGCGGGGACGGCGTCCCGGGAAGCAGCAGGCCGCGAGCCTGA
- a CDS encoding DUF1490 family protein, translating to MSDPVSAGLVARLAHYAVAGTVGNLIVKGAARATPVVRPHVRRLLVSSIAQGIVLTRRLESAAEDSRLRAGDLVAEAKAQLGESAPPPRPADAGEAGRGHEH from the coding sequence ATGTCCGATCCCGTCTCCGCCGGTCTCGTCGCCCGCCTGGCGCACTACGCGGTGGCGGGCACGGTGGGCAACCTCATCGTCAAGGGCGCGGCGAGGGCCACGCCGGTGGTCCGCCCCCACGTGCGCCGGCTGCTCGTGTCCTCGATCGCGCAGGGCATCGTGCTGACCCGGCGCCTGGAGAGCGCCGCGGAGGACAGCCGCTTGAGGGCGGGCGACCTCGTCGCCGAGGCGAAGGCGCAGCTCGGCGAGTCGGCGCCGCCTCCCCGCCCGGCCGACGCGGGGGAGGCCGGCCGCGGCCACGAGCATTGA
- a CDS encoding MogA/MoaB family molybdenum cofactor biosynthesis protein: protein MRAVVVTVSTRAAGGVYDDEAGPRVVALLAGAGFAVADPVVVPDGRQGVGEAIVAACADADVVVTNGGTGLHPRDETPEATLDVVDRVVPGIAEAMRVASLAVTPMAMLSRAVAGARGRTLVVNLPGSPKAAAENLEAVLPVLRHAVDQLRGGDHPR from the coding sequence GACCCGGGCGGCCGGCGGGGTCTACGACGACGAGGCCGGTCCCCGGGTCGTGGCGCTGCTCGCCGGCGCAGGATTCGCCGTCGCCGACCCCGTCGTCGTGCCCGACGGGCGCCAGGGTGTGGGGGAGGCCATCGTCGCCGCCTGCGCCGACGCCGACGTCGTCGTGACGAACGGCGGAACGGGCCTGCACCCACGCGACGAGACGCCCGAGGCCACCCTCGACGTCGTAGACCGCGTCGTGCCCGGCATCGCCGAGGCCATGCGCGTGGCGTCGCTCGCAGTGACGCCGATGGCCATGCTGTCGCGTGCGGTGGCGGGAGCCCGAGGGCGCACGCTCGTCGTCAACCTGCCCGGATCGCCGAAGGCCGCGGCTGAGAACCTCGAAGCGGTCCTGCCGGTCCTGCGCCACGCCGTGGACCAGCTCCGGGGCGGGGACCACCCCCGCTGA